A genomic segment from Phragmites australis chromosome 6, lpPhrAust1.1, whole genome shotgun sequence encodes:
- the LOC133923283 gene encoding uncharacterized protein LOC133923283 encodes MPPSLMPTPLPRVDHRRTPLFPLLSPFSPRQRCRPRRWPPLFAGQLRPEPMPLPSLCPCPGHCAGAAVRVLAVACRASADHRPPPPRRVPRCTPQLAVDPRCTPAPAHMSLALTLVPPPPPAINSRPALPPYPFHHIRHRRPVSRLATARRRPYAIADELPRRTLSRRCPRATICWPGKLDGSCLRAKPEPPSFVVPTADRSRRLPPSDLTGEVPPVSLRVLFPLRRRTGIVSATGCRQGAPCQVRQFSKLAGVPSSL; translated from the exons ATGCCGCCTTCTCTGATGCCGACCCCGCTGCCTCGCGTCGACCATCGCCGCACgcccctcttccctctcctctctcccttctctccccgcCAACGCTGCAGGCCACGTCGCTGGCCGCCGCTCTTCGCGGGACAGCTCCGCCCCGAGCCCatgcctctcccttctctctgccCCTGCCCCGGCCACTGCGCTGGCGCCGCAGTACGCGTGCTGGCGGTAGCCTGCCGCGCGTCGGCCGACCACAGGCCACCGCCACCGCGTCGCGTGCCTCGCTGCACTCCACAGCTCGCCGTCGACCCGCGGTGCACACCCGCGCCCGCTCACATGTCCCTCGCCCTCACCTTAGTGCCGCCTCCCCCCCCAGCTATAAATAGCAGGCCAGCGCTCCCTCCTTATCCCTTTCACCacatccgccaccgccgccccgttTCTCGCCTCGCCACTGCTCGCCGTCGACCATACGCCATCGCCGacgagctgccgaggaggacCTTAAGCCGACGCTGCCCGCGTGCCACCATCTGTTGGCCCGGAAagctcgacgggagctgcctTCGCGCGAAGCCCGAGCCGCCGTCATTCGTCGTCCCCACCGCCGACCGCAGCCGCCGCTTGCCGCCGTCCGACCTCACTG GGGAGGTGCCGCCCGTTTCTCTCCGCGTCTTGTTCCCCCTCCGGCGACGAACTGGCATCGTTTCCGCCACCGGCTGCCGTCAAGGTGCCCCCTGCCAAGTCCGCCAGTTCTCAAAGTTGGCCGGCG